In Juglans regia cultivar Chandler chromosome 13, Walnut 2.0, whole genome shotgun sequence, the DNA window AAATAAGGGAGTTTGGAGATATTGGAAGGAATAGTGCCGGTGAAATTGTTGGAGTTGGCATGGAAAAGTGCGAGGTCAGGAAATCGATCAATAAAACCTTCTAAAGTAGGGGCAGCAAGATTATAGCCATTGAAATCGATGGAAGCAACGGCAACGGCGGAGCCATTGTCTGGTGGATTGTCACAGTAGAAGCCCTTGTAGCCGTTGCAAATGTCTGGGCCAACCCAAGTTTGGGTGATTCCAAAGGGATCTGCCGTGATCTTTGTCTTGAAGTCTTGGATGACCTGATAGACCACGGCGATTCTTTGGTCCGCGAAGGTTAAATTACCTCCCGGAGGAGATGTTGGTGATCGAGCTCCTCCACGGCAGGATGGACCACAATTCTGGCAGATTACACAGAGGAGACACGGGAAGAAGATGAATAAGGTGATGAAGCATTTAAAAAGTAGAGAGTTGCTACCCATTTGACACctaaggggggagagagagagagagatagtgaTTAGAAATAGATGAAGAGATGGTGTTTAAAGAATCTTGATCCTTGTTTTTATAGTAGTCGATGTGGTCCTTTGTAATACACTTTGGAAATTAAgcaagtataatatatattatatatattgagctAGCTCAATATATATGCCTCTCGATCGATCTCTCTTAtgatcttcttccttttttcttgttAGTGGGTTGGGAACTTCACAATCATAATGTTTCATCAGAAGAAATGGTGATTAAAAGAGTGTTGACAATTCTCCGATAGTGGATTGTAGTTGTTGTTTCGTGAGTCTAGCTAGCCAGCCTGCCATATCCTAGTGGATGGATTTGAACTACTACTACTTCGTCATCACAATATACTTATGATTCTCCATGTTTTTCGCAggcatttaattaattttatctgaccaaaaaacaaaacacatccagatctaatattaatatattataaaaaattctatacatcatacTACCATCTTATTTATATCTTATTGAgtatgatgtgacatatttattactattaaataattatttattacatacttctttatcatctaataataataaatatgtcatatactacttaatatgatcaaaatagaacGAGagcttatatattatatggtggCCATCATCTCGATCTAATTAAAGTAcactaccatatatatatatatatatatttatatatacgtaCAACAAATAGTTATCCAAACACTTCATTAATTGACATATACATGCATACGTACGTACGAAAATGGGGACGTACGTGTAATAtcatatattgtattttaactattttttttatttgtaaatcggTATTAGAGTACACTATTcagattatttaaataataaaatttaatttataaaatttaaattttaaattatcaaattatgtcatataaatattttattaaatatactcTACGCACGTTCTTAAGAATAGAATACATTAATAAGAATGTTATTAATGGATCGACACGTTTGTAATGTTCAAGCTTGGGACGTGTTCTGTGATTAACTGTCTGCAAAaaggttgatgatgatgatgatggttgaTGGAAAGacataattaaatttgtaatcgTAAAGACAGAAATAGATGTATGTAAATAAGCAGAATTGATTGATGGAATTAGTACTAGTAGAGGCTACATCGAtctctaaataaataatttattcaaatgtGAAAGGGGATACCGAATAGTGTCCAATATAATTGTGCCCTGGACCCCTTTCCTCTTCCCTTAGTTGGAGAACCGTTCACATTTGAATTGGAGATAGCCCAACCATTTCCGTTGGTAATTGAAGGGTGCGCACGCCGCTATCTAGTGGGATGCCACGTCAATGTGCCTCACCTCTACTATATTTCTCacgtcatttatatatatatatatgtggatgtTTCCTTCTctgatttcatatatattttttaatcaaattaaaaaatatagccCAATTCTTCTCCGGCCCAATCGAAATTAACTCGTGTGGACGTCCCACGTACTAATGTGGCATACTTCGTggactttttttcatttttttagtcCGTCCGGGCGTCCGAGCACAATGAACCCCAAAGCAACTCTACGGCTTCGATGGGCCAGGCCCAACCCAACCCCGTCGTGTCTGTGGAATGCAAAGTGTAATGGTGAGTAAAACCCTTTTTGCTTTAcacctctctcttttctctcgcTCTGTCCAGGGTTTACAATAGCTCGGCTTTGAATTTCCGATTAGTGTTTCGTCTCGGCTACATATCCGTAGTCAGAAATGGAGCATGAGAACGACGGCGACGTTTCGCATCCGCCGAAGTCGAAGAAGCACAAGGGGAAGCACGACAAACCTAAGCCATGGGACGAGGACCCCAACATTGACCACTGGAAAATCGACAAGTTCGACGCCTCCTGGAACGAATCCGGTTTGCTCGAAGTCAGCTCCTTCTCCACTCTCTTCCCTCAATACAGAGGTAATTATAACCCAAAACCATCTTCTTagctctatttttctttctctcttcttgttgttttccCCAAGAAATTTCCTTTTCGTCTTTTGTCTATTTTAGGTGATTTTGGATCCTTTTTCTGAATTTTCTATTTCTTCGTTCAGAAAAGTACTTGCAAGAGGTTTGGCCCAATGTGAAATCCGCTTTGAAAGAGTATGGCATTTCGGGTGAACTTAATCTGGTGAGTGTccacaaatattttctttaagtcAATGAATCATTGATTTTGGTGAAAATGGCTTatgactatatattattattgcataCTGAAGCTGAGTATACTGGTGTCGGGTGGTTAGGACTGGTTACTTAAGGGTTTATGGCAGCAGAAACTTCTTGTTAGACTAAGAAATAATCGGGAAGAGTGTTCAAATGGCGGGCCTGGGATGAACTTAGACTTGGGCATTCTAAGTTTGATTCCGCACTAGGAGTTTTCTTGCTATTGGATTGTGTATGCGGGGGTTTGTGGGTTCAAAAGGTCCTGACTTGGTGAGATTCCACATCATAAAGAAAGGAATCAGAAAGGATTCTGATGAGTTATTCAGTTCTGGTGTAAAACTAGAAAGAAACAGTGAACGACCGGATATATCTCCTGCTTTCTAGagtgtagtaggtatttcctttgtatgcatcttgtgtacttgggctatgccaattcttggtaataaaatttcttatgaattataaaaaaacacaaccgGATATATCTGCAGATGTGGACCAAAAAGTGCCCGAGAAAGAGAGTAGAAGAAATAGAGTGGAATCTGGGCGacaatttatttgttatttcgGCGGATTGGTCATATTCGCATGAATGTAACTTGGATTCAACAATTTCTTTGTTAGATCAGATTGGATTTATACTGCATTACATGAAACTTTAGCATGATAGTCTATATGTCATTTCTTTGGGTTCTTAGTTTATAAACTTTGAGCCTTTATTAGGCTTCTTTGTAACGTAGTGCCAATTTCCATCTCTGCTAGTAGTTGGAACTTCAAATTTTGAGATTCATTTaacaattttgatttttaagaatCTATTTCTGTGTTTTGATGCCTTTAAGGATGTTTAAGTGTAAtcattgattattattattattattattattattttatgaccAAATGTGGTAATCTGTCattgttaattttttacttgGAGGACATTACAGTCTTCTGATTTGTAGTATGATTTACTGTTCGCCAGGTAGAGGGTTCCATGACAGTTTCCACGACCAGAAAGACCAGGGACCCTTATATTATCATTAAGGCTAGGGATCTTATTAAGCTTTTGTCAAGAAGTGTTCCTGTACATCAGGtacaattttttacttttgctttcaatgttgttttcttttctatattGTATGGATTCTCTGTAATAACAAAGGTGTGAAATAGTTACCAAGATATTGCTTtctgttgttattattattattatctcttTGATGACAAAATATTACTTGGGTATTATTTGTGCTCAAGTCTCtccattgaaattattttattagtatctATTGTGAGACAGCTACTTCATTTTGTCTGCCTTTCATTAGTTGGCTAATTTTTGTTCTTATGCAACATTTTGGTGGCAGGCAATAAAAATTCTGGATGACGAAATCCAATGTGACATCATCAAGATTGCCAACTTGGTCCGTAATAAGGTATTAGGTGTGGCCATGGAAAAGATCAGTATTTAATGCCAATTTTCAGTTTTGGCTCATATGTGGGATTCATGTTTGATACTAGATTGAGATAGGTTCTCTACTTTTTTGAAGGTCAAGTCCTTAGGATTGAGTTAAATGTTCTCATTTTGGATGTTTGGTTTATGGGCTGTGATCAATTTTGTACTCAGTGTCAAGTCAATTTTTTCCATTATTGATGTTAAGATAATTTGGCGATTGATATAAGGGCCTTGGTTGTGTGCAGGAGCGATTTGTGAAACGCAGGCAACATCTTGTTGGTCCTAATTCTTCCACTTTAAAGGTGTGTACAATGGTTACATTtgccccccccccaaaaaaaaaaaaaaagaaaggaaaaaaagaaagaaaatggattaGCTACTTGGCTGGCTTGATGCAGTATGCTGTCAGATGTTCCTTTAATGCTTTTCCAGTGGCTTATATGATATTGTTGAGGTGCAGGCACTTGAAATACTGACAGGCTGCTATATACTCGTTCAGGTAATTGTTACTATTCTGTGTTATTTTGGAGGTCAAATTACCACTGTTTTTTTGTTCCTCCCTCTCCTTGGGCAATGTGGAGAGTCATGAAATgaattccttctctttttttattataaatgcATAGGGCAATACAGTTGCTGCTATGGGTTCATTTAAAGGTTTGAAGCAAGTCAGGAGGATCGTGGAAGACTGCATACTAAATAAAATGCATCCTGTATACCATATCAAGGTGAATAGATTGGTCCTCTGTTTCGATTGAAATTGTTGTTTTCTCTTGAGGACCGTCAACAGTTATGATATGCTTGGGGATCTGTAAACATTCTCGGTCTCCCTTTTCTGAGTAGGTTCTTATGATGAAGAAAGAACTTGAAAAGGATCCAGCACTTGCACAAGAAAACTGGGATAGGTTTcttccaaaattcaaaaagtaaaaCATCTACTACTTTTGTTGTATATGgatataatcattttctttcaatctcCTGTTATGtatatttcttctattttacaTTACTTCTACGATTTTGACCCAGGAAAAATGTTAAACAAAAGAAGGTTAAGACTAAAGAAAAGAAACCGTATACACCTT includes these proteins:
- the LOC109003389 gene encoding KRR1 small subunit processome component homolog isoform X2, translated to MEHENDGDVSHPPKSKKHKGKHDKPKPWDEDPNIDHWKIDKFDASWNESGLLEVSSFSTLFPQYREKYLQEVWPNVKSALKEYGISGELNLVEGSMTVSTTRKTRDPYIIIKARDLIKLLSRSVPVHQAIKILDDEIQCDIIKIANLVRNKERFVKRRQHLVGPNSSTLKALEILTGCYILVQGNTVAAMGSFKGLKQVRRIVEDCILNKMHPVYHIKVLMMKKELEKDPALAQENWDRFLPKFKKKNVKQKKVKTKEKKPYTPFPPPQQPSKIDEQLASGEFFMSQKKKSAKKWREKQEQQAQKTAENKRKREAAFVPPEELRDREAKSEDNNKDVAAMAMSLKKKAEEFGKQKLSENINAEAYIAATGETSRKKSKRSV
- the LOC109003389 gene encoding KRR1 small subunit processome component homolog isoform X1; translated protein: MEHENDGDVSHPPKSKKHKGKHDKPKPWDEDPNIDHWKIDKFDASWNESGLLEVSSFSTLFPQYREKYLQEVWPNVKSALKEYGISGELNLVEGSMTVSTTRKTRDPYIIIKARDLIKLLSRSVPVHQAIKILDDEIQCDIIKIANLVRNKERFVKRRQHLVGPNSSTLKALEILTGCYILVQGNTVAAMGSFKGLKQVRRIVEDCILNKMHPVYHIKVLMMKKELEKDPALAQENWDRFLPKFKKKNVKQKKVKTKEKKPYTPFPPPQQPSKIDEQLASGEFFMSQKKKSAKKWREKQEQQAQKTAENKRKREAAFVPPEVELRDREAKSEDNNKDVAAMAMSLKKKAEEFGKQKLSENINAEAYIAATGETSRKKSKRSV